The following nucleotide sequence is from Psychroflexus torquis ATCC 700755.
TTCATCCTCTAATTTAGAATTTTTTATAAAAGCTATAATGTCACAACCATTTAAAAAGCCAAATCTCGTCCACAAATTAAATAAGTCAACCATTTTCATAAGATGTCTAACTTATTCTTTAATGATTTTATAGGTCTCGGTTGTTTGAGGTCCTCTTCTTTGTAAGAAGTATATCCCCGGTGACCAATTTGAGGTGTCAATACTTGTGTTTTGAGAGCGGAGAACAAAATTATTAATAAGTTGACCTAGAAGATTATATATAAAGACCTCTTGTCCGAGAGCCTCCTTTGGAGAATGGATAGTGGTTTGATTTTGAGCAGGGTTTGGAAAGACGTTTAGTTTCACTTCTGAGTTAACTTCACTAATCCCTAAGTTACTTTCTTGGTATATCCTTACATAATCTATTTCCATAGTGCTTTGCGTAAAGTTAGGATCTATAATGGATTGGATTGCCGTGTTTAATAAAATGTATTGATCCTCATCAAAAGGCCAAGTCTCGTCGTTTTGTACATCAGGCTGATAAGTATAATGCACATTTCCGTCTACACTGAACACCATGCGGTCTGGATACCAGTCTAGAACGTAATTATGAAAAGCTGTTGAAGCCGTTTGAATAATTTGACCTCCAAAATTAGATGTGTTTCCAAAGCTAGAAGGGGTGTGTAATGCACTTGAGATATAATTCTGGTTATCGCCCCAATGCTCCATAATATCAATTTCCCCACAGGCAGGCCATGGGGTGGTTCCAAAGCCTTCGTTATCCCAATATCCACCAGTCTCCTGGATATTTTGACCCAGTAGCCAGATAGCAGGCCAAGTACCAACACCTGTAGGTAATTTCGCTCTCACTTCAACCCGTCCGTAGGTAAAAGCAAATTTGGAGTTGAGTCGGGCAGAAGTATACTCTTTAGTCACTCCTTGGTCTGTAAAGGTTTCATTTTTAGCAACCAAGTTTAAGTTGTCATTTTCAACAAACGTATTCTCAATTCTATCTGTATAATGCTGTATTTCTCCATTGAACCAAGAGTCACCTTGAGGTAATTTAGTTTGATGGAACCATTTATTTGTATTTATGGCACCGTCTGTATCAAACTCATCAGACCATACTAATTCGTCGTAGACAGGATCATTTGGATTTCCAGGTTCATCTTCACTATCTCTGCCTTCAAAATAAAAATCATCTATAAAGGCAATTACTTGGTCGGTATTGTTTTCTCCATTAAGTTGAAGCACCACTCGATTGAAATCGGTCCTCATTAATGGATCTGGAGAATTAGAGTCCAAATTGATAAATTCATCTTGAGAAAAACTGAAACTTACAGTTTGCCATTGATCCAATTCTAATGTTTTTATAATTTCACTTTGGGTGGACCATGGAGTTGACTGATTTCTATTTTGAAGTTTCAAAGAAATTTGATTGGTTTGATTTCCTGTTAGTTCTGAGGAGAGAACATAAAGTTTTAAGCTAAATGTTGAA
It contains:
- a CDS encoding family 16 glycosylhydrolase, producing the protein MLKVLLSSLLLFTSFTGFSQILEDDFEGNSTISTWYEDEALMDINFSNPFIDSSNPSEAVLKYEDAGGLFANIGFDSSSAILLDQNSTFSLKLYVLSSELTGNQTNQISLKLQNRNQSTPWSTQSEIIKTLELDQWQTVSFSFSQDEFINLDSNSPDPLMRTDFNRVVLQLNGENNTDQVIAFIDDFYFEGRDSEDEPGNPNDPVYDELVWSDEFDTDGAINTNKWFHQTKLPQGDSWFNGEIQHYTDRIENTFVENDNLNLVAKNETFTDQGVTKEYTSARLNSKFAFTYGRVEVRAKLPTGVGTWPAIWLLGQNIQETGGYWDNEGFGTTPWPACGEIDIMEHWGDNQNYISSALHTPSSFGNTSNFGGQIIQTASTAFHNYVLDWYPDRMVFSVDGNVHYTYQPDVQNDETWPFDEDQYILLNTAIQSIIDPNFTQSTMEIDYVRIYQESNLGISEVNSEVKLNVFPNPAQNQTTIHSPKEALGQEVFIYNLLGQLINNFVLRSQNTSIDTSNWSPGIYFLQRRGPQTTETYKIIKE